The following are from one region of the Marinomonas sp. CT5 genome:
- the mraY gene encoding phospho-N-acetylmuramoyl-pentapeptide-transferase, translating to MLLLLTTYLSKYHTFFSVFNYLSLRAILGVLTALFISLLIGNKVIVFLQRLQIGQSVRDDGPQTHLVKAGTPTMGGALIIFSISVSTLLWGDLSNQYVWLVLLVMLAFGLVGWVDDYRKVVEKNSRGLPGRWKYFWQSVIGLAAAFYLYYTASTPVETALIVPLFKDVAVPLGAFFIVLTYFVIVGTSNAVNLTDGLDGLAILPTVLVGGALGVFAYLTGNVRFADYLLIPYVYGSGELLVFCAALAGAGLGFLWFNTYPAQIFMGDVGSLALGAALGTIAVIVRQELVLFIMGGVFVMETVSVILQVASYKLTKRRIFRMAPIHHHFELKGWAEPKVIVRFWIITVCLVLVGFATLKVR from the coding sequence ATGTTACTTCTGTTAACAACATATTTAAGTAAGTATCACACCTTTTTTTCGGTATTTAACTACCTTTCTCTGCGTGCAATTTTAGGCGTACTCACTGCATTATTTATTTCTCTATTAATAGGTAATAAGGTGATTGTTTTTTTGCAGCGTTTGCAGATAGGGCAGTCCGTCCGTGATGATGGGCCACAAACACATTTGGTGAAGGCTGGTACCCCAACAATGGGAGGGGCGCTGATTATTTTTTCGATTAGTGTTAGTACGCTTCTATGGGGAGATCTTAGTAACCAATATGTGTGGCTGGTTTTGTTGGTGATGCTCGCTTTTGGTTTGGTCGGTTGGGTTGATGATTATCGAAAAGTTGTTGAGAAAAACTCTCGTGGGCTACCAGGTCGTTGGAAATACTTTTGGCAGAGTGTGATTGGCTTAGCAGCGGCTTTTTACTTGTATTACACCGCGTCAACTCCTGTGGAAACGGCTTTAATAGTGCCTCTATTTAAAGATGTGGCTGTTCCGCTGGGGGCATTTTTTATTGTGCTGACCTATTTTGTCATTGTCGGAACAAGCAATGCGGTGAATTTGACTGATGGCCTAGATGGTTTGGCTATTTTGCCTACAGTATTAGTGGGCGGTGCGTTAGGTGTGTTTGCCTATCTAACGGGTAATGTTCGTTTTGCAGATTATTTATTAATTCCTTATGTCTATGGCTCTGGTGAGCTGTTGGTGTTCTGTGCTGCCCTTGCTGGTGCCGGTTTAGGTTTTCTATGGTTTAACACGTATCCTGCTCAAATTTTTATGGGCGATGTGGGCTCTTTGGCTTTGGGAGCGGCGCTAGGAACCATTGCCGTTATTGTTCGTCAAGAGTTGGTTTTGTTTATCATGGGCGGTGTTTTTGTAATGGAAACCGTGTCCGTCATATTGCAAGTGGCTTCTTATAAGTTAACTAAGCGAAGAATATTCAGAATGGCGCCGATCCACCATCACTTTGAGTTGAAGGGGTGGGCTGAACCGAAAGTGATTGTACGCTTTTGGATTATTACTGTTTGCCTTGTTTTGGTGGGTTTTGCCACGTTAAAAGTACGTTAG
- the murF gene encoding UDP-N-acetylmuramoyl-tripeptide--D-alanyl-D-alanine ligase has protein sequence MLVNLTFADIANACGGVLVGENRPVGAIVTDTRKVVSGCVFVALKGERFDGHDYIGQAIQEGAVGVVVNREVNAPSYIKVPDTTLAYGAIARLIRDAFNGPVVCITGSNGKTTVKDWLAQSLVEKNVLKTRANLNNQIGVPQTLLELDESHDVAIIEAGTSFTGEIPLLVQIAYPDIVILTNASGSHFEGLGGLEGIAKEKGALVSGSSPDASIILNADDTYFDYWCGLAGNRQVYSFGFTDSAVLFASDIELGAELSKAVFHYNGQVQSVVVAGAGKHQIANGMAVVLAMLILGVDFKQATARLATPVHVSGRLERLKTKNGALLINDCYNASPKSVEAAIDVLAMQSVEDTWLVLGALGELGDQQDQIHYELGIYAKNKGISSLICVGPVAGIAGAAFEEKGGKAIFCNTHKEAAAFVRLLDKKHAILVKGSRSAKMENVIEALIN, from the coding sequence ATGTTAGTTAACCTCACTTTTGCAGATATTGCCAACGCTTGTGGTGGTGTGCTGGTTGGAGAAAACCGTCCGGTCGGTGCCATTGTAACAGACACGAGAAAGGTTGTGTCTGGCTGTGTGTTTGTCGCTTTAAAAGGTGAGCGTTTTGATGGTCATGATTACATTGGTCAGGCGATTCAAGAAGGTGCAGTCGGTGTGGTAGTCAATCGAGAGGTTAACGCTCCGAGTTATATCAAAGTGCCGGATACGACATTGGCTTATGGGGCTATCGCTCGCTTAATTCGAGATGCATTTAATGGTCCTGTTGTCTGTATTACAGGCAGTAATGGTAAAACAACTGTAAAAGATTGGTTGGCACAGTCTCTTGTAGAGAAAAATGTGTTAAAAACACGCGCCAATTTAAACAATCAGATTGGTGTCCCACAAACGCTTCTTGAGTTAGATGAATCTCATGATGTTGCGATAATAGAAGCGGGCACGAGTTTTACGGGTGAAATCCCCTTGCTTGTTCAGATTGCCTATCCCGATATAGTTATTCTAACGAATGCTAGTGGAAGTCATTTTGAAGGTTTGGGCGGGCTTGAAGGGATAGCAAAAGAAAAAGGCGCACTGGTTTCTGGTTCCTCTCCTGACGCTTCTATTATTCTTAATGCAGATGACACTTATTTTGATTATTGGTGCGGTCTAGCTGGAAATCGTCAAGTTTATTCTTTTGGTTTTACTGACTCGGCTGTTTTGTTTGCTTCAGACATCGAGCTAGGAGCAGAGTTGAGTAAAGCGGTATTTCATTATAATGGACAGGTTCAGTCGGTTGTCGTGGCGGGGGCAGGTAAGCATCAGATTGCGAATGGCATGGCGGTTGTTTTGGCTATGTTGATCTTGGGTGTCGATTTTAAACAGGCGACTGCCCGATTAGCTACTCCCGTGCATGTTTCGGGAAGATTAGAACGTCTTAAAACAAAAAATGGCGCGTTATTAATTAATGATTGTTACAATGCCAGCCCCAAATCCGTTGAGGCGGCAATTGATGTGTTGGCGATGCAATCTGTTGAGGATACTTGGCTGGTTTTAGGTGCTTTGGGGGAGTTGGGTGATCAGCAAGATCAGATTCATTACGAATTAGGTATATATGCTAAAAATAAAGGGATTTCGAGTTTGATTTGTGTTGGTCCCGTAGCGGGTATCGCAGGTGCTGCTTTTGAAGAGAAAGGCGGTAAGGCTATTTTTTGCAATACTCATAAAGAGGCGGCGGCGTTTGTTCGTTTGCTAGATAAAAAACACGCCATATTAGTGAAAGGCTCTCGCTCAGCTAAAATGGAAAATGTTATTGAAGCATTAATTAATTAG
- a CDS encoding UDP-N-acetylmuramoyl-L-alanyl-D-glutamate--2,6-diaminopimelate ligase — MGQLTHAQLLTLADCSLEGNPHSALYSHVETDSRKVDQDSVFFALPGVSSNGWDYLDKVVDLGCKVAVVPSHLNLQRDDIELIGVANPAKLLVSCLHKFFGRMPRQMVAVTGTNGKSSICFYVAQLAKFIGFSSGLVGTFGIGPLDSLTEAKQTTPDLLSLHLTLMEMANQGVDFVAFEASSHALDQGRIEGVPFQTAVFSNLSRDHLDYHGDMQSYAQAKRRLFGFDTLSHSIFCLDDSYAAFMAEGAGQSECLYYSEQNSQADFYVKHLSLEPTGSQFVLCHPEGETPVFLPLLGRFNIQNALAALASLWHQVEDKITLISGLSTLSGAPGRMDKVQWSNAPLVVVDFAHTSDALEVALQAVKEHTSGRLICVFGCGGDRDRGKRPLMMAAAMKNADYVWVTSDNPRTESVEQIFSDILAETGDEEPFSFEPDRRVAIRKAILSAQAGDVVVIAGKGHETYQDVQGVKSHFDDKEEALKALEAYVS; from the coding sequence ATGGGGCAATTAACACATGCTCAACTGCTTACTTTGGCGGATTGCTCTTTAGAGGGTAATCCGCATTCTGCTTTATATAGCCATGTAGAAACGGATAGCCGAAAAGTAGACCAAGATTCGGTATTTTTTGCTTTGCCAGGCGTTTCCTCAAATGGATGGGATTATTTAGATAAGGTGGTTGATTTAGGTTGCAAAGTAGCCGTTGTACCATCTCATCTAAATTTGCAGCGTGACGATATTGAGCTTATTGGTGTTGCTAACCCGGCTAAGTTGCTGGTTTCTTGCTTGCATAAGTTTTTTGGGCGTATGCCTAGGCAGATGGTGGCGGTAACAGGAACAAACGGGAAGTCTTCTATTTGTTTTTATGTGGCTCAACTGGCTAAATTTATTGGCTTTTCAAGTGGGTTGGTTGGCACATTTGGTATTGGCCCTTTGGACTCTTTGACTGAAGCTAAGCAGACAACACCGGACCTTTTGTCCTTACACCTAACTTTGATGGAAATGGCAAATCAAGGTGTGGATTTTGTGGCGTTCGAAGCCTCATCACATGCCCTTGATCAAGGTCGTATTGAAGGGGTGCCTTTTCAGACTGCGGTGTTTTCAAATCTTTCTCGCGATCATCTTGATTATCATGGTGATATGCAATCTTATGCCCAAGCAAAACGACGTTTGTTTGGTTTTGATACTTTGTCGCACTCCATATTTTGCTTGGATGACAGTTACGCTGCTTTTATGGCAGAAGGTGCTGGTCAATCAGAGTGTCTTTATTACAGTGAGCAAAATTCACAAGCTGATTTTTATGTGAAGCATCTATCGCTTGAACCAACTGGGAGTCAATTCGTTTTATGTCATCCCGAAGGTGAAACGCCTGTTTTTTTGCCGCTGTTAGGTCGTTTTAATATTCAAAACGCTTTGGCTGCGCTCGCTAGTTTATGGCACCAAGTGGAGGATAAGATCACGCTAATTAGTGGCTTGTCTACCTTGAGTGGGGCTCCTGGCCGTATGGATAAAGTTCAGTGGTCAAATGCGCCATTGGTTGTTGTTGATTTTGCACATACATCCGATGCGTTAGAAGTGGCCTTGCAAGCGGTGAAAGAGCATACAAGCGGTCGGTTGATTTGTGTTTTTGGCTGTGGTGGTGATAGAGATCGCGGTAAGCGCCCCCTCATGATGGCGGCGGCTATGAAGAATGCGGATTATGTTTGGGTGACGTCAGATAATCCTAGGACAGAGTCTGTTGAGCAAATTTTTTCGGATATTTTGGCTGAGACGGGTGATGAAGAACCATTTAGTTTTGAGCCTGATCGTCGAGTGGCTATACGAAAGGCTATTTTGTCGGCACAGGCTGGTGATGTGGTCGTAATTGCTGGAAAAGGACATGAGACTTATCAGGATGTTCAAGGTGTTAAGTCTCATTTTGATGATAAAGAAGAGGCCTTAAAGGCCTTGGAGGCTTATGTTAGTTAA
- a CDS encoding penicillin-binding protein 2, translating to MSIDNSVHTPGKWRFRFVYGVALLLFLVAGGRLFYLTVVDKDFLQNQGEIRAVRTEAIPATRGMILDRRGEPLAVSTPTWTIIANPKALWKMPRDPSSNVGPEQEIKRLAEAMGVGRAWLQEKFESNKNRSFMYLRRQIPPHEADAIMAARVVGVSKTREYKRFYPAGEVAAHVVGFTNIDDKGQEGIELAYDKALEGQPGRRSYVKDLSGNIIRGVGIEKTEHPGENIELSIDLRLQYLAYRELKAAVTEHRATSASAVILDVKTGEILAMVNQPSYNPNDRSKLEYEELRNRAVIDLFEPGSTMKPFTISAALMSGQYSTESTINTSPGYLRFGRFTIRDAANYGVIDFEKLLIKSSNVGASKIALSLPQDAVWNIDYELGIGSPVGIGFPGEASGVLPSHPKWHPSEIATLSYGYGLSVSTLQLAQAYMTLANGGYRVPVTIFKQDVPAEGKQVIPPKIAHSVVKMLEAVVQRGSGKAAKIPGYRVAGKTGTVHKVGSKGYEYDQYIAMFAGVAPASNPRLAMVVMVNDPKGREYYGGEVAAPVFSRVMEGALTTLNIYPDLPEGLREVRLEPKKVPYQVVQGG from the coding sequence ATGAGTATTGATAATAGTGTTCACACCCCAGGAAAATGGCGCTTTAGGTTTGTCTACGGCGTTGCCTTACTGCTGTTCCTTGTGGCTGGCGGTCGTTTGTTTTATTTGACGGTCGTTGATAAGGATTTTCTACAAAACCAGGGTGAAATTCGTGCCGTGAGAACAGAAGCCATCCCAGCGACTCGAGGGATGATTTTGGATCGTCGTGGCGAGCCTTTGGCAGTAAGTACGCCAACTTGGACAATCATTGCCAATCCAAAAGCGTTGTGGAAAATGCCTAGAGATCCATCTTCTAATGTTGGTCCAGAGCAAGAAATTAAGCGATTGGCTGAAGCTATGGGGGTTGGTCGTGCTTGGTTGCAAGAGAAGTTTGAATCAAATAAAAATCGCTCTTTCATGTACTTGAGAAGACAAATTCCTCCTCATGAAGCTGATGCTATCATGGCGGCTCGCGTGGTTGGTGTTAGCAAGACAAGAGAGTACAAGCGTTTTTATCCTGCTGGAGAAGTGGCAGCTCATGTTGTTGGTTTTACCAATATTGATGATAAAGGTCAGGAAGGAATTGAGCTTGCCTATGATAAGGCGCTAGAAGGTCAGCCAGGGCGCCGTAGTTACGTGAAAGACCTTTCTGGCAATATTATTCGTGGTGTTGGCATAGAAAAAACAGAACACCCAGGTGAAAATATTGAGCTTAGTATTGATCTAAGATTGCAATACTTGGCTTACAGAGAATTAAAGGCGGCTGTAACAGAGCATCGGGCGACATCTGCGTCAGCGGTGATTTTAGATGTGAAAACAGGTGAAATTTTGGCAATGGTAAATCAGCCATCTTATAACCCGAATGATCGATCTAAATTAGAATACGAAGAGCTACGCAACCGTGCTGTTATTGATTTATTTGAACCTGGCTCAACAATGAAGCCATTTACTATTTCGGCGGCATTAATGTCGGGGCAATACTCAACCGAGAGTACAATCAATACGTCGCCAGGTTATTTAAGGTTTGGTCGTTTTACAATTCGAGATGCGGCTAATTATGGTGTAATTGATTTTGAAAAATTACTTATTAAATCAAGTAACGTGGGAGCATCCAAAATTGCTTTATCACTCCCTCAAGATGCTGTTTGGAATATAGACTATGAGTTGGGGATTGGTTCTCCTGTTGGGATTGGCTTTCCTGGAGAGGCTTCGGGTGTTCTTCCTTCCCATCCTAAGTGGCATCCGTCAGAAATTGCTACTTTATCCTATGGCTATGGTTTATCGGTGTCGACTTTGCAGCTGGCCCAAGCGTATATGACGTTAGCGAATGGTGGTTATCGGGTACCTGTTACTATTTTTAAGCAAGATGTACCGGCAGAGGGTAAGCAGGTTATTCCTCCTAAGATAGCGCATAGTGTTGTTAAAATGTTAGAAGCGGTTGTGCAGCGTGGTTCTGGTAAAGCCGCGAAAATTCCAGGTTATCGGGTTGCTGGTAAAACAGGGACAGTCCACAAGGTGGGGTCCAAAGGTTATGAATACGATCAATATATTGCAATGTTTGCAGGCGTGGCACCTGCATCTAACCCTCGACTAGCAATGGTTGTAATGGTTAACGACCCAAAAGGTCGAGAGTATTATGGTGGTGAGGTTGCTGCACCAGTGTTTTCTCGTGTGATGGAGGGGGCGCTTACGACTCTGAATATTTATCCAGATTTGCCTGAGGGGCTCAGGGAAGTTCGTTTGGAGCCTAAGAAAGTCCCTTATCAAGTTGTACAGGGTGGTTAG
- the ftsL gene encoding cell division protein FtsL, whose product MISARFTPLIFAIGVVLLAIISIAVVIQVYDFRKDFSYLQALKQDEVDYEVKWGQLLLEQSALTQPSRLEQAAIKDLNMHAPSQDELIIVKP is encoded by the coding sequence GTGATTAGCGCTCGTTTTACGCCGCTTATTTTTGCAATAGGCGTTGTGTTGTTAGCAATAATTTCTATTGCTGTGGTTATTCAGGTTTACGATTTCAGGAAAGACTTCTCTTACCTTCAGGCTTTGAAACAAGACGAAGTGGATTATGAAGTGAAATGGGGGCAGTTGTTACTCGAGCAGAGTGCGCTGACTCAGCCTAGTCGCTTGGAACAAGCGGCTATTAAAGATTTAAACATGCATGCACCTTCCCAGGATGAATTGATAATAGTGAAACCATGA
- the rsmH gene encoding 16S rRNA (cytosine(1402)-N(4))-methyltransferase RsmH: MTKTMAEHISVMLNESVDMLVTDTNGLYVDGTFGRGGHTRLVLDRLDKGRLLGFDKDPVAIGHGKVLEQEDSRFSIVQDSFANMAEHIHDVFGVNKVDGVMMDLGVSSPQLDDAERGFSFMNDGPLDMRMNPDKGQSAAEWIATVSEKDMADVMYQYGEERFSRRIAKAICEYRSHTPILTTLQLSKIVAEANPAWEKGKNPATRAFQGIRIHINNELGDLEVGLEAATEALKVGGRLAVISFHSLEDRIVKRFMKLKAKGPELPRHLPIQNAHLDIKFKTVGKAIKPSQSEVSENVRSRSAVLRVLERVSD; this comes from the coding sequence ATGACAAAGACGATGGCAGAACACATAAGCGTCATGCTTAATGAGTCCGTCGATATGCTAGTAACTGATACCAATGGCCTGTATGTCGATGGGACCTTTGGCCGCGGTGGGCATACTCGTTTGGTTTTAGATCGATTAGATAAAGGTCGATTGCTTGGTTTTGATAAAGACCCTGTGGCAATTGGTCATGGCAAGGTGTTGGAGCAAGAGGATTCACGGTTCTCTATTGTTCAAGATAGTTTCGCCAACATGGCTGAGCATATTCATGATGTGTTTGGTGTTAATAAAGTGGATGGCGTGATGATGGATCTTGGGGTGTCATCTCCTCAGCTTGATGATGCTGAACGAGGTTTCAGCTTCATGAATGATGGTCCATTAGATATGCGCATGAACCCAGACAAAGGGCAAAGTGCAGCAGAATGGATTGCTACTGTCAGTGAAAAGGATATGGCGGATGTCATGTATCAGTATGGCGAAGAAAGATTCTCTCGCCGTATAGCAAAAGCCATTTGTGAATATCGCTCTCATACGCCGATTTTAACCACATTGCAGCTTTCTAAAATTGTTGCAGAAGCCAATCCAGCTTGGGAAAAAGGTAAGAACCCAGCAACTAGAGCGTTTCAGGGAATTCGAATTCATATCAATAATGAGCTTGGTGATTTGGAAGTTGGACTTGAAGCCGCTACAGAGGCCTTGAAGGTCGGTGGCCGATTGGCGGTTATTAGCTTCCATTCCTTAGAAGATCGAATCGTAAAACGTTTTATGAAGCTGAAAGCGAAAGGTCCTGAGTTACCAAGACATTTACCCATTCAGAATGCACACCTTGATATTAAGTTTAAAACAGTGGGGAAAGCAATTAAGCCTTCTCAATCTGAGGTGAGTGAAAACGTTCGTTCTCGCAGTGCGGTTTTGCGTGTTTTGGAGCGAGTCAGTGATTAG
- the mraZ gene encoding division/cell wall cluster transcriptional repressor MraZ, whose product MFRGIHQVSVDAKGRMSLPARLRDDLSQYDDDGVVVTIDPVSRCLLLYPLSEWELIQQKLDKLPTFQPQARRLQRLLVGHATDLEVDKAGRILLPAPLREFARLDKKLTILGQGKKLEIWSQEEWEAQREDYLSQDALEDLQTETMMDISL is encoded by the coding sequence ATGTTTCGTGGGATTCATCAGGTAAGCGTTGATGCTAAGGGGCGTATGTCTCTTCCGGCACGGTTACGCGATGATCTTTCGCAATATGATGACGATGGTGTGGTTGTCACTATTGATCCTGTATCTCGATGCTTGTTGCTCTATCCCTTGTCTGAGTGGGAATTGATTCAGCAGAAATTAGACAAGCTGCCAACCTTTCAGCCTCAAGCTAGGCGTTTGCAACGTCTTTTGGTGGGGCACGCGACTGATTTGGAGGTAGATAAAGCTGGGCGAATTTTATTGCCTGCGCCGCTGCGTGAATTTGCGCGCTTAGATAAAAAGTTAACGATTCTTGGCCAAGGTAAAAAACTAGAGATTTGGAGCCAAGAAGAGTGGGAAGCACAACGCGAAGATTATTTATCTCAAGATGCTCTTGAGGACTTACAAACTGAAACCATGATGGATATTTCTTTATGA
- a CDS encoding ATP-binding protein has translation MKNTFLRVFLVVLLSNIVVVSIGLGMVQFIQKRNQVSADLLGDVGVQLVAGYEKFGITSLQEETKKAEKRLSGTIYLYQENGRPLLKPLPRNFREQNAPSVSTKPAADFLHSQFIQVIGGNNVQYLLIFKPNPEIDSLAPEVVVGFSLLGLLVSSGVLAYWLLGPLLKLQRVTRSFGRGDMTARVENKLTRRSDAVGKLAREFNEMAVRIDTLLSSKERLMRDVSHELRTPLARIEVALTIAEDKYAMEVQKGYLSRIRTELHELDELIGQVLTLSRLEAASLMKQEMDLQEWLGEIVEDVSFESQLKGISVTKTGRLPKTILGDPLQLRHAIENVLRNACFYAGAGGVIEVETQEKAGTAFIYVRDNGPGVSDDKLEKIFHAFYRSSEAREANSGGFGVGLTISQRIIRAHKGKITARNRECGGLEVCFELPLS, from the coding sequence ATGAAAAATACTTTTCTGCGTGTGTTTCTGGTGGTGTTACTGTCCAATATTGTTGTTGTGAGTATTGGTTTGGGGATGGTGCAATTTATACAGAAACGCAACCAGGTGTCGGCTGATTTATTGGGGGATGTTGGTGTTCAGTTGGTCGCTGGGTATGAAAAGTTTGGTATTACCTCTTTGCAAGAAGAAACAAAAAAAGCAGAAAAGCGTTTGTCAGGGACCATTTATCTTTACCAGGAAAATGGTCGTCCGCTTTTAAAGCCACTGCCTCGTAATTTTAGGGAGCAAAATGCACCGAGTGTTTCAACTAAGCCGGCGGCAGATTTTTTGCACAGTCAGTTTATTCAGGTAATTGGCGGGAATAATGTTCAATATCTGTTGATTTTTAAACCTAATCCAGAAATCGATTCTCTTGCCCCAGAGGTTGTGGTTGGTTTTTCATTGTTGGGTCTTTTGGTTTCTAGTGGTGTGTTGGCTTATTGGCTTTTAGGGCCTTTGCTAAAATTGCAGCGTGTCACTCGCTCTTTTGGGCGAGGTGATATGACAGCAAGGGTCGAGAATAAATTGACACGACGAAGTGATGCCGTCGGTAAATTGGCGCGTGAGTTCAATGAAATGGCGGTCAGGATAGATACCTTGCTTTCCTCTAAGGAGCGGTTAATGCGTGATGTGTCTCACGAGCTAAGAACGCCATTAGCAAGGATCGAGGTGGCTTTGACTATAGCGGAAGATAAGTATGCAATGGAGGTGCAAAAAGGCTATTTGTCGCGCATTCGTACGGAGCTTCATGAGCTTGATGAGTTGATAGGTCAGGTGCTTACTTTAAGTCGCTTAGAAGCTGCCTCGTTAATGAAACAAGAAATGGATCTTCAGGAGTGGTTGGGTGAGATTGTTGAGGATGTCAGTTTTGAAAGCCAATTGAAGGGGATTTCTGTAACTAAGACAGGTCGACTTCCCAAAACAATTCTAGGGGATCCTTTGCAGCTACGCCATGCTATTGAAAATGTGCTTCGTAATGCCTGTTTTTATGCAGGTGCTGGAGGTGTGATTGAGGTTGAGACGCAAGAAAAGGCCGGTACTGCTTTCATTTATGTTCGTGATAATGGCCCGGGTGTGTCAGATGATAAGTTAGAGAAAATTTTTCATGCTTTTTATCGTTCTTCAGAGGCGCGTGAGGCCAACAGTGGTGGCTTTGGGGTCGGGTTGACTATTTCTCAGCGTATTATTCGTGCCCATAAGGGGAAAATAACAGCGCGTAATCGTGAGTGTGGTGGCTTAGAAGTGTGCTTTGAGTTGCCTTTATCTTAA
- a CDS encoding response regulator transcription factor yields the protein MVKLLLADDDARLSDLIKEYFDGEGYQVAHAWNGREALDLMSEDMPDIVILDVMMPELDGFETLKQIRNKSAVPVIMLTAKGDDIDRILGLEMGADDYLSKPFNPRELLARIKAILRRAGQEREDDPTADIELSGVLLRRKDRTVYLEGELVELTTSEYTLLECMLMAPGQVLTKQELSEKALGRKLTMYDRSLDMHISNLRKKIGNLECGDPRIKTVRGVGYIFVSNEQGA from the coding sequence ATGGTTAAGTTGTTGCTTGCTGATGATGATGCTCGTTTATCTGATCTAATTAAAGAATACTTTGACGGAGAGGGTTATCAGGTTGCTCATGCTTGGAATGGTCGTGAGGCACTTGACCTTATGTCTGAAGACATGCCAGATATTGTTATTCTTGATGTGATGATGCCCGAGCTAGATGGTTTTGAAACCTTGAAGCAGATTCGTAATAAAAGCGCTGTCCCCGTTATTATGCTTACAGCGAAAGGTGACGATATTGATCGAATTCTTGGCTTGGAGATGGGGGCTGATGATTATTTGTCGAAGCCGTTTAATCCTCGGGAGTTGCTTGCTCGTATTAAGGCTATTTTGCGTCGGGCGGGGCAAGAGCGTGAAGATGATCCAACGGCTGATATAGAACTTTCTGGTGTTTTATTGCGTCGTAAAGATCGCACTGTTTATTTGGAAGGTGAGTTGGTTGAGCTGACGACATCTGAATATACGTTGCTAGAGTGTATGTTGATGGCTCCAGGTCAAGTGCTTACTAAGCAAGAACTTTCTGAGAAAGCGTTAGGTCGTAAGTTAACCATGTATGACCGGAGTTTGGATATGCATATTAGTAATCTACGTAAGAAGATTGGTAATTTAGAGTGTGGCGATCCTAGGATTAAAACCGTACGCGGTGTTGGTTATATTTTTGTATCAAATGAGCAGGGTGCTTAG
- a CDS encoding adenylosuccinate synthase yields MGKNVVILGTQWGDEGKGKVVDLLTEDVAAVVRFQGGHNAGHTLVIDGKKTVLHLIPSGILREGVQCIIGNGVVLSPEALKKEVQELLEQGVPAVDRLKISAACPLILPYHIAIDQARELAKGEKKIGTTGRGIGPAYEDKVARRAIRVGDLLDSERFASKLKEVLEYYNFVLTQYHKVEPISFDEVYAAGLEMAEFLRPMVADTITLLHDLRKAGANIMFEGAQGSLLDVDHGTYPYVTSSNTTAGGAPAGTGFGPLYLDYVLGITKAYTTRVGSGPFPTELFDEDGERLGRRGHEFGATTGRSRRCGWFDSVALRHAVQINSVSGICLTKLDVLDGSSVIKVCVSYADENGNPVDGSLVDSEGYEQAKPVYVELPGWSESTVGAESFEALPKNAQDYIRFLEEQVGVPVDIISTGPDRNETIVIRDPFKG; encoded by the coding sequence ATGGGTAAAAATGTTGTTATTCTAGGCACTCAATGGGGTGATGAGGGTAAAGGTAAGGTTGTAGACTTGCTTACTGAAGACGTTGCTGCTGTTGTGCGTTTTCAAGGTGGTCATAATGCAGGTCATACCTTGGTTATCGATGGCAAGAAAACAGTCTTGCACTTGATCCCTTCTGGCATTTTGCGCGAAGGCGTTCAATGTATTATTGGTAATGGTGTTGTGTTGTCTCCTGAGGCTTTGAAAAAAGAAGTGCAGGAGTTGTTGGAGCAAGGTGTTCCAGCGGTTGATCGTTTGAAAATTAGTGCCGCTTGTCCATTAATTCTTCCTTATCACATTGCCATTGATCAGGCTCGAGAGCTTGCTAAGGGTGAGAAAAAAATTGGTACTACAGGGCGCGGAATTGGCCCTGCATATGAAGACAAGGTTGCTCGCCGTGCTATTCGTGTAGGTGATTTGTTGGATTCGGAGCGCTTTGCCTCTAAGTTAAAAGAAGTGCTTGAGTACTATAACTTTGTTCTTACTCAATACCATAAAGTTGAGCCAATTTCTTTTGATGAAGTCTACGCTGCTGGTTTGGAAATGGCAGAGTTTCTTCGTCCAATGGTGGCTGACACTATCACTTTGTTGCATGACTTGCGCAAAGCGGGTGCGAACATCATGTTTGAAGGTGCTCAAGGGTCGTTGTTGGACGTTGATCACGGTACTTACCCCTATGTGACTTCATCAAACACAACGGCAGGTGGTGCGCCAGCTGGTACGGGTTTTGGTCCTTTGTATTTGGATTATGTGTTGGGTATTACAAAAGCCTACACGACGCGTGTCGGTTCAGGTCCTTTCCCTACAGAGTTGTTCGACGAAGATGGTGAGCGCTTGGGGCGTCGTGGTCATGAGTTTGGTGCGACTACGGGACGTTCTCGCCGCTGTGGTTGGTTTGACTCGGTTGCTTTACGTCATGCGGTTCAGATCAACTCTGTTTCAGGTATCTGTTTGACTAAGTTGGACGTTCTTGATGGCTCTTCTGTAATCAAAGTTTGTGTTTCTTATGCTGATGAGAATGGCAATCCTGTGGATGGTTCTTTGGTTGATAGTGAAGGTTATGAGCAAGCCAAGCCTGTTTATGTTGAATTGCCTGGCTGGTCTGAATCAACAGTAGGCGCTGAAAGTTTTGAGGCGCTTCCTAAAAATGCTCAAGATTATATTCGCTTTTTAGAAGAGCAGGTTGGAGTTCCCGTTGATATTATTTCAACAGGTCCAGATAGAAATGAAACTATTGTTATTCGTGACCCATTTAAAGGGTAA